Within Deltaproteobacteria bacterium, the genomic segment GAGACGTTGGCGTTCACGTACGACGGCTCGCTGATGCTGAGCGAAACGTGGAGCGGGCCCGTCACCGGCTCGGTGAGTCGCACCTACGACACCGACTTCCGCGTCGCGAGCCAGAGCGTCAACGGGGCGAACTCAGCAAGCTTCGGTTACGATCCCGACAGTCTGCTTACCAGCGCGGGCAGCATGACGCTGACGCGCCACCCACAGAACGGGCTCCTCACTGGGACGATGCTCGGCGTCGTCAGCGATACGATCGGGTACGACACGTTCGGGCAGCCGGCGACCTACAGTGCGAGTGTAAGCGGTAGTGCGGTGCTCTTCGATCAGTACACTCCCGATCCGCTAGGCCGCATCACCGAGAAGACCGAAACGATTCAGGGCGTCACCGACACCTATGCCTACGACTACGATCTGGCCGGCCGACTGAGCGATGTGCACCGTAACGGCGATCACATCAGCCACTATGACTACGACGCCAACGGTAACCGCACCGGCGGCTACAACCAACAGTGTTCATCCTTCGCGAACGTCATCGTCGACAACCAAGACCGGCTGTTGACCATCGACTGCGGCGTTTCGACTTTCAGCTACAGCTACTCGGCGAATGGAGAGCGCTCGAGCAAGGCCACCGGCACCAGTCCAACGACGTACGACTACGACGCCGTCGGGAATCTCCGCAGCGCCACGCTGCCAGACCTCACGTTCATTGAGTACATCGTCGACGGTAAGGGACGGCGAGTTGGGAAGAAGGTCAATGGTCAGCTGACTCAGGGCTTCCTATACGACGGGCAACTGCGCATCGTTGCCGAGCTCGACGGTAGCGGGACCGTGGTCAGTCGTTTTGTCTACGGCGAGAAGGCCAACGTTCCCCAGTACCTGATCCGCGGTGGGGTAGCCTATCGGTTGATCTCCGATCACCTCGGTTCACCTCGGCTCGTTGTGAATTCCGCCGACGGCAGCATCGCGCAGCGGATGGACTACGACGAGTTCGGAACCGTTACTAACGATACCAACCCCGGCTTCCAACCGTTCGGCTTCGCGAGTGGACTCTACGACCGCGACACCAAGCTTGTGCGCTTCGGCGCGCGCGACTACGACCCAGAGACCGGGCGGTGGACCGCGAGAGATCCGATCCGGTTCGCTGGAGGCGACGCGAATCTGTACGGATACGTCCTCAATGATCCGATCAATGGCATTGACCCGAATGGTTTGTGGAATGGGAACATCTTGCCACTCGATTTTAGAGATCAGGACAACGAGTGCTCCCCACCGGTCCGGGCCCTCAATGGTAACAGCTGCATGAAGGAATGCTGCCAAGCCCACGATGACTGTTATAGGGAGAACCAGTGCTATTCGTCATGGATCGGAAACATACTCGTAATCCCCAATCTGTTTCCGTGCGAACAGTGCAACCTGAAAGCCGCCGCGTGCATTCTTTCTAGTATTGGCCAATCTGG encodes:
- a CDS encoding RHS repeat protein gives rise to the protein MDEAPRRIEPRRQGVETQRTTLTVDAHDYLASLVNPANESRLFTSTDDGLLTSMTDPRNHTYQFTYDAKGRLIRDDDPAGGFKTLTRMEQSNGFTVTLGTAMNRSTSYQVTRTTTGAEDRVNTFPDGSQTTTDISVDGTRTSAFPDGTITTDTQGPDPRFGMQAPVTSSSTLSTPLRLTRSQSSARTVVLANPDDPLSLTSLTDTATLNGRTSTTVYNSAARTLTTTTAAGRQTITTLDALGRVIGLHVGNLSPVQFALDSRGRIAAITQGTGADTRTQTFGYRTDGYLGSILDALGRTFGFEPDPAGRLLRETFPDGRVLAMTYDANGNLASLIPPGRPTHAFDYTAVDLESEYLPPNPQPPVANPRTSYSYNLDRQLDLITRPDGQTIDFVYDSAGHLSQQLLPGNRTITYAYDANTKNLTSITGPDTETLAFTYDGSLMLSETWSGPVTGSVSRTYDTDFRVASQSVNGANSASFGYDPDSLLTSAGSMTLTRHPQNGLLTGTMLGVVSDTIGYDTFGQPATYSASVSGSAVLFDQYTPDPLGRITEKTETIQGVTDTYAYDYDLAGRLSDVHRNGDHISHYDYDANGNRTGGYNQQCSSFANVIVDNQDRLLTIDCGVSTFSYSYSANGERSSKATGTSPTTYDYDAVGNLRSATLPDLTFIEYIVDGKGRRVGKKVNGQLTQGFLYDGQLRIVAELDGSGTVVSRFVYGEKANVPQYLIRGGVAYRLISDHLGSPRLVVNSADGSIAQRMDYDEFGTVTNDTNPGFQPFGFASGLYDRDTKLVRFGARDYDPETGRWTARDPIRFAGGDANLYGYVLNDPINGIDPNGLWNGNILPLDFRDQDNECSPPVRALNGNSCMKECCQAHDDCYRENQCYSSWIGNILVIPNLFPCEQCNLKAAACILSSIGQSGCQPPPPPPPDPCNP